The Lineus longissimus chromosome 6, tnLinLong1.2, whole genome shotgun sequence sequence ATCGACCATGTGCCGTCCCCGTACAAGTGAGTGCGATCTGCCCGAGTATTGCCTCGGCTCATCAGAATATTGTCCAGAAGATGTTTTCGTTCAGAATGGACACTCGTGTAATTACAAAAGAGTAAGTTTATCCACTTTATGATCATGCGTACATGTAGCTTTCTTCGCCTATATCTCAGTTTACGTGGCATCTTTTGTGAATCATGATACAGTTCACACCCCAAGCCTTGTCCTGATCCGCAAGCCATTTTCTTTCCAGTCATATTGCTTCAACGGTTCATGCAATAGCCATGACAGCCAGTGCCAGAAACTCTGGGGGCGTACGGCCAAGAATTCTGACAGTCTCTGTTACACCATGCTAAACCCAGATGCGAACGCAAACGGAAACTGTGGATTTCATTGGATTAATATGTCATTCACAAAATGTGCAGCAAAGTAAGTTCATGTTTGTTGATGTAATTTTGTTGGTGGTCTTCCTCTCCCCTTTTCAATCAAAAGATTTTCATGTAAATTTCTGATGCAACCCATGTATTCAATTTAAAGTGAGCCAAATGAAATATACCAATGCATCAAAGCGTGAAATACCTGATTTCTAATTACCATACtatttcaaaggtttttgaaatgtttcctgATTCGTCTAGTCATTGTTTCAGAGATGTAAATTGTGGCATGCTTCATTGCGTCCACCTCAACGAAAAGttagaattctggaaggaagcCAACACCTATCTTATGCCGGAGACATTCATCACGTCTGCTCAAGGAAAAAAGATTCCATGCAAGTCGGCCATCATGGATGTTGGGTTTGATATGCCAGATCCTGGGATGGTGCCTTCAGGAAGTAAATGTAGTGACGGGAAggtaaggtcaaggtcatacaaGAGACatctgcttttcaaggtcaaggtcaagcaAAAGATATCTGCTTtccaatgtcaaggtcaagCAAACAACGTCTGCTGTTTAATGCTGGGTTATTTGCAGAAATTCTACGCTTTAGAAGCAAATCTTCATGATATGGCTCACAATCAAGTGCTGTGTGTTCTCTGCTCCTTCCCTTCTTTCCCAAAGTGACCTCAAGTAATGAACTGCCCCTTGATATTCGagagtgcctctgtggagacctgTGATAGTCACACTTgtaaaagcactttgaaactGACGTATGTCGGTGAAGTCATCATTAATTGAATTCAAACTCGACTGTTGCCTTCACAGATGTGCTTGAATCACCAGTGCCAGTGGATCACAGACCTGAAGTTTCCCAAGTGTTACATGGGCTGCAGCGACAATGGTGTGTGTAATAGTAAAGGGAACTGCCACTGCGACGCAGGATGGGCATCACCGCTGTGTGATCGAGCTGGCAGCGGTGGGAGCATTGACAGCGGCCCTGCAGGAGACTATGGTAAGAGAAAACAATGTGATGAGCACATGTCGTTATTGTTGCAGTTACAGTTCTAAACTAATATTTGATTGGTGCTTTCTTTGTATCTGTTCTGGAGAAGCCTTATTCAGGTCAAGCCTTGCCCTAGCTTAAGATTTAGGTGGAGACAGGTGCCCCACCTTTAGTGCTTAATTGATAAACCTGTCCCATTCTCTAGCGACCCTTTAGACAACTTAGATAGCTTCAGTTAGAAATCTCAGAACGTTTGATATCCTCTTAGTCTCGCTCAAGTCCCTAATTCAAGTTTTTCAATCTTCGCCCACTAGACGAGCCACAAAAACAGGATCCAGGTAGGGTTACGTGTTTTCTACACGAGCGTTGTGCCACTGGTAGTCACGTGTCTTACTTGTTTCACACCTTTACTGTTTTAGACAGTCCCAAACTTTTTGAGGAAAATTTGACATTTACGGAGGTTCGGAGACTAACGGCTCTATATCAACAAAACATTGCAACTGACTCCAAAGCTTTTTACAAAgtatagtggaacctctgtATGATGTTTATAAAGGAACCTTTCGGGGCTGACAAATGATGTCCtgaacagagaggtgtcctgattacagaggtcaaaaggaATAGAAAAGGCCAATTTGAGGCATCCATTAAATGAGATTCCAATTTATACTGAGACAGAGACTCTTGTATTCAGTCATGAGATTTTGGACTGGGTTTGTCATAATTTGGGGAAGAGCCATCAGAACATGTTTTGCATTGTTATGCCCTTAGATTGAGTGCTGCTTGTTCAGAATGCTATTAGTTTTCACACGGTTTGTGTAGGCCCGATTAAATCTTTGCCAAGTACTCTTTTTGTAGTGTTTATGGCAGATGATGTTTTGGTGTGATGTGTTAGTTTCATGTTCCCTTGCGATTTGGTGTTTCATTCTGTGTTAACCCGCCGTACTAGCCAGCTGGAGAAAACCAATCGTACAGATTGGCCAGTGCCAAATGGTGGACACATCACCCCTGGCCCAGCCTCCTAGCCTTTAAAGTTTTCAGATGTCAAGACATGCAAGGTCAATGCTGGCAGCCAAAAGACTGGGTAGGCCCAGACATGGCCCTTGATGGCCAATAGAAAGAACTTATGGTTGATTTCCAGACAGAGACATCACTAGGAGGTCTCATAAGGCAGTAAGATGCGCAGTATATcttaatgttgatattttcttcAGCAACGACCACTACCACTCTCCCTCCATCTGTTGAGGGTACCAGTATGTCACAAGGTTTGGGCGACTCTGCATTTACAAACACCCCTTCTTTGGAGGCCTTGCAGTGACCTCATTTAGATGATCATTTTGGACATTGTGTCCTTGATCCAACTGACATCAACGACAAAATACTTATGATGCAGGTGTTGAAGTCGTCACTACACTTCAATTCTGCCAGCTTTCTAACTACCGGGCCCAAAATGATATCTTCTACTTTAATGACATCATCTGCAAGGCTTCTATACTGATTTGTTTCCATTTGTTGCAACAACGTGTGATTTGAACACCGAATACTATCTATAGTGAGCGAATATTTTCaatctgtcacaaccattctGTGGTCATTATTCCATCTTTCATTCATTTCACCACCATGATATTTCAAAGCGCCTGGAATGCCAATAATAGCTGTTTATCCTGTGTGATCTTAGTCCTTTGTGGGATATTTCTAGAAACTCTAAAAGTTAAAGGCGCGAACAAGAATTTAACTATAAACCCCTTTTAAACCAGTTATTTATTGGAACTTTTTTTAGAAATAATTGATGTGGATCTGGAATCTGGAACTGTAATGCAATGCTTATTCAATGTTATTTTTAGGTAAACAAAACAACTCAAGAGGAAATAATACGTTATCAGACAATGGCGAAATGTCTCAAAGCAAGTCCCAAATTTTACCATAATTCCTCGCATTTACAAATGTAGCTTGAAATAACAATTTTAGATTGCTATTATATAAATTTCACATCTAACATGTCTACGCTTCCTTTTAGTTGccaaaatcttcaaaatattttctcaaattATGCTTTAAATGCTGGTGGTGCAATTTATTTGGCAAGTTCTCACTAGTTGTGCAATTAAGATTGTCAAGAAAACCTTGGCATAGTAAGGGCCTACTTTTGCTTATAATTAATTTGCCAGTCTTGCTGTCTGGGCTTCTTTCACTAACTCACTGTGTACTAGCATACAGTGCTATACATACTGAAAGACCAGTCCATTGACCATTGTTCTTCCTGTATGTATAGCTTTGTATGTAGTGTAACTGATCAGTGGCATTGGTGTATAACATCTAATTCATCAAAAACTATCATAGATTCACACAAAACTCATCTTAAAATTGGTGAAGGCTTCGTCAAATTCAAAGTAAATTGGTGGTGTCCAAGTGACTGGTATCAACAGTTAGGGTAATGGGTCCGGTTTGTCTTTATATGCCTTagtacaagtgtgaatagtgCTCATCGACTGGGGGATAGTAGAGACATCTACTGGCAGCTTCctaacttaatctggcccacctggTCTCTGCCCATCAGCTCCCTTTAAAGAAGACATTCAGCAAATTACTCAGAATGAACTTAACTTTAAAATAAATGCGGACTTTATTCCTTCATGGAACTAAACCATCGATAGGAAAATGATCCAAGTCTTTGCAAGGGTTTGATATGAACTTTATGTGATTGCTGATTTGTAGTGGTCCACTGATTGCCATGTAGCCGACACTAGTAGAGGTCTTGCCGGTAATTAGTGTTGCACCCTTAATGTATGTTGTAATAGATGCTATAGATTGCTGCATGCAGAAAGAAGCATAATGTCGGAATGACCCATGTTAAACTGAGCATTGGTGCATGAAAATCAATAATGGGAAGTGCCCCTCCCTGTGTTTTTGCTTggaaaatgtctgaaatgtgatggaaatactcaaaTTCAATTAAATAGTGAAAGAAAAATAATCTTGGCGATTTTCATTGTCGCGAATCTAGGTTATTTGCAAATCCGCGAGAAAAAAAATGCTCGCCCAAATTGCAGTTAACATTGTACTGGGGTAGATAAAAGCCATATCGTGCGTGTCACTGTACACTTATGTCGATCATTACAtcttcatttcatctttcaTAGTATAAACCTGATTATGTGGGCAGCTGTCCTGTTTCAGAATATCCAAGTGACAGAGTTATTACGTCTGGTGTTTCAAAGATCCTGCCTGTCTTCTTTTTAGTTTCAAGAAGGTTGTCCCTTTGTATTTCATCCATCCTGAATATACCGTCTAAGCAAAAAAGAATATCGACTGTCTTTGTCAAGTATCAGATCTCTACACTGTGAATGACAAACTTTTGCACCTGTTTATTTCTGCGATTTCCGAAAAAtttatcaaaaaaaaatttcccaaatttTATTTTGGCAAACTACGAAATTTCTTCAGGCTTtcccatgaaaaaaaattaattctcaaattttttttcGCAAATCAATATTCACCAGAAATTAAATACCTGGttaaatttcatggtttaccaTAGTTGACAAGCACATTGGATATTCTTTTACTCTCCCTGTTTTGGTGGTGTACCCCCGTTCCGTGTCAGATCATTTCATTTTGTCACCCTTTCTGAGTGGTTATCAATTCGTGTGCTGTGAATGTATGTTCTTGTGATCCATTTCTCACCAATTTCAAAAAATCATACGATGATAAAGGTGTTTCTGATTTGAAAGCATTAGAAGCAAAATACCCCTAATGGCCCCAGAATTTCTTGGTTTGAAATCAATATAGGATGTTCTGCTTAGCTTTTTACTACTTTTGGGAAATAAAACCAAATTCTTTTGTTCACAGGGCAAGGTTTTAAATCATGCACTTTATATTTCTTGATCTTTCAGCTTTTAAGTCGCCATTTAGATCTGTTCAGCAAGGTCACAAAACATAGTCTTAGTCACAAGTAACCTTATTCACCATGCAAAACATAGTTGCATATTTTGATGGGTTTCACTCTTCACTCACCACTGTTACGTGCAAAATTACCACCACTGCGACACTGAATTTGGACGTCATTTTGACGGATAGCCTAGTGAAAATCAGCACCCTCTATTTGGGTGGCATTACCGTGTTGTCGTTATCTTCTTCTTTGCGTTCAAGTCAGTAGCAAGTGTTGCTGTCAAGAAGTTAGACCATTGATAGTTAATGAATTTAGTGTGCGTTTGATAAATTAACACAAAGTGACTCTGTATAGTGTGATTGCCATGGGTCAGACCCTCATTCAGGTGGTTGGGATCCGAACTATCCACATTTATGCAactttgatgaaatcttcaGTCTGCCAGTGAAGCCACTCAGCTTGTAAGCCCTTTATTGATAATTCATATTTTGTGACACTCTGTATAACGATGACTTTGATTTTCTCCCTCTTCAGGTGACAAGTCTCTCATGATCAGCCTCCTCATCATCTTCCTTGTCATCCTACCGCTCATCGTCACGCTCGTCGCCTTCAGTTACAAGTATAGGAAGTTCCTCATCCAGATGTGGAGGAGGAGGACTTACATGTGAGTATAGTCATGCTAAGACCCCTCTCCCTCTCCCCAACAGTATTTGGATTGTCCTCTCTGACCACTCCTTAGACAGTCATATGTATTACTGCATGTTTGGTAAAACACCATAGGCCCATTGTCTCCAACCCCTGTGTGGGATCTTTGCCCAAGTAAATcatcatttcaccatggtgaattgggactcATTTTCGTAACGGTGCACACCTCTTATTTGGCAGATGAACCTTACTCTAACAAACATTTCATTTATGTAATCTGAATGTTTCATCCAGGTTTAGATCTAAAGTGTAGTCCGACATAATTCACACTAATAGTAAGGAAGAATGATACCCAACACTGCATAAGTATAATTTGAAATGTGAATATCCATCCCTGCATTAGCCTCAGTGAAAGAATCTTGCTAGTATCGTCTCCCTTTTGTTAAATCTTGGGCTCAGCTTCCTATGATATACACGCCTCACCCTATGGAATCAGCTGCCTCTCCGAGTATGTCCCCCCTCTCTGAGTCAAGGCCAACAAACCCTCTGAGCAAATCCAGCCTCAGACTAAAGGCCACCACTAAACTGAGCAAAATAAACCCTTTGCTCCTGAGCATAAGCCACTACAACGAAGCATAAGTGGCCGCTAACAGCATTTCCTCAACGTCTTCTGTCCCTGGCGATCCTCTAGATAGTTAAGGCATAGCCAAAAAATATTAGCTCTAAAAGTAAAGTAAGAACAATACCCAACAGTGAAGAAACGTCCCTGAACAAATCTTGAGATGAGCCATCCCTGCAATCAAAGCCATAAATGCATCATGCTCCACCTGCTCTTCTTATACCATTTGAAAGATTTTCCTCCTCTCATCGTGTGACCTCCAAACTCCATCCCGTTTTTGCTGCAAGGCGATTTGCACCAAACTCATATATATACTCAGCTTCACATTGTACATATGAGGTGGCAGTATATTCCCTTTCTCTATTTCCGGAGATGCGTTAGTGCCCACTCTATTCAACTACAAGAAACTGACTTGTTCAGCTTGTTATGAAATGTACTAAAACAATTATTAAATGTACAAGTTGAAATTGTGTAACCAGGGGTGTGTTGACAGGAAGCTGCCGAACAAATGACTGTCAGGATGTTGGAGATGAAACATGATCAGCTTCTAGAAGCTTCACTGGATTGAGGTTGCATACAAGTTTAAGTGTAACATTGGAAAGAAATTATACTCACTGAACAATAGGGTCGTTCAGGTACTCTTTGAGATATTGAAATGTTTGTCATAACATCTAAAGTTACCTTCCATCCTGTTTCAGGGCCAAGCCATTCCAAAAGGCAAGCGTGGTCATCCGCAGGAGCGATAGTTCTGCCTCAAACTCTGCAGGTCGCCAAAACGTCAAGCGTACAGCGAGCTTACCACGGGGGAGTCTGCCAAGAGATATCTCGGCACCCGTGTTCCAGAGCACGACCATGAAAGCAGCCAATGATAAGATGATGGATATACCTAATCCGGAAATTAGGACTGGCGGCAATCGTGGAAATGGGCCGTTGATTTCACATCCGTTGCAGCCGCCGGCAAGGCCCGCGCCGGATGTGCCCTCTATAGACAGCACATCTGTACACTTTTCAAATCGTCCTGTTGGTCTTAGTCGACCAATTCCACAAACTCGGATTAATAATAATGTACAACCTGATACGATAGATGAAAACAGGATGTATGAGAATGAGTTTATTAAGAACACTACGCCAAGTTCGATTCATCGCAATGAGCCTGATGGAACAGTGACAAGTAGTAAGCCGACACCAGTTAGGGCAACTTTTGGAAATTCTTCTGCAGCTACGAAGCCGCCTAATTCTGCAGTAAATTCGCCATTAAAACCTAATAACAATGTGAAAGGTGAGACACCTGGTGGAAAGACTAGTGGTAATAGCAATATTAGACCTGGACAAGCGCGTGGACCTTTAGGTGCTTTAACCACAGATAGTGCGGCACCTAGTCGGGTGGCCCCAGGGAAGCCTGGCAGTGCTGGTCGAGGGGCTTCACGGGGTGGAGCCGGGCGAGGGACATCCGGACGAGGTGGATCAACAGCAGCAGGGTCTAATCCAGTGACAGGCAGAGGTGCAACCCCTAACCGGGGTGGTGGGGTCACCGGCCAAGGTGGTACTGGAGCTAATAGAGGAGCTGCAGCTGCCAGTCGTGGTGGTTCAGGCCGGGGTACCACGGGTGCAGGCCGGGGTACCACAG is a genomic window containing:
- the LOC135488963 gene encoding disintegrin and metalloproteinase domain-containing protein 9-like isoform X4, translating into MLFIKLLFLQCLLSCIRGLQEDKSREEFHTYDVTVPYIRGLRYRRDTGTLLHNGHMKKTELAFTAFNRKIVVDLHLNSELISEKYIEKHFEGEREVIHRPRDHSYTHCYYHGRVHGIPESIVALSTCDGVSGMVDTGHEIYYIHPMNESSHGKHYVFREVDRKETNSSCGVEDHGSPHMAHQMGREVHNHIRMKRSIHGPYDSNSKSRYVELYIVNDLRQYDNFKRDKYAVIARTKEVINIVNALYRPLNIYIALVGVEIWTSTDRIYVVENAEKTMNNFLKYRKDYINPYHKNDNAQLLTGAVFNDGVVGKAVKGPICTYQYSGGVNMDKHSYAETTASTVAHEMGHNFGMEHDSSACMCPAVQCIMTSVTNGGMNPIRWSSCSKQYLADAFEAGMDYCLMEKPTRIYDGPICGNSFVEPGEECDCGLEEECESVCCNPATCKLFSNATCATGSCCDQTKCQYKKASTMCRPRTSECDLPEYCLGSSEYCPEDVFVQNGHSCNYKRSYCFNGSCNSHDSQCQKLWGRTAKNSDSLCYTMLNPDANANGNCGFHWINMSFTKCAAKDVNCGMLHCVHLNEKLEFWKEANTYLMPETFITSAQGKKIPCKSAIMDVGFDMPDPGMVPSGSKCSDGKMCLNHQCQWITDLKFPKCYMGCSDNGVCNSKGNCHCDAGWASPLCDRAGSGGSIDSGPAGDYDEPQKQDPGDKSLMISLLIIFLVILPLIVTLVAFSYKYRKFLIQMWRRRTYMAKPFQKASVVIRRSDSSASNSAGRQNVKRTASLPRGSLPRDISAPVFQSTTMKAANDKMMDIPNPEIRTGGNRGNGPLISHPLQPPARPAPDVPSIDSTSVHFSNRPVGLSRPIPQTRINNNVQPDTIDENRMYENEFIKNTTPSSIHRNEPDGTVTSSKPTPVRATFGNSSAATKPPNSAVNSPLKPNNNVKGETPGGKTSGNSNIRPGQARGPLGALTTDSAAPSRVAPGKPGSAGRGASRGGAGRGTSGRGGSTAAGSNPVTGRGATPNRGGGVTGQGGTGANRGAAAASRGGSGRGTTGAGRGTTGAGRGSSRPGTAGSRGPGSAGSAANKPGGGSKVTQLASRFKDQDNASNNRPNLPAKPRGGRGNVC
- the LOC135488963 gene encoding disintegrin and metalloproteinase domain-containing protein 9-like isoform X3 gives rise to the protein MLFIKLLFLQCLLSCIRGLQEDKSREEFHTYDVTVPYIRGLRYRRDTGTLLHNGHMKKTELAFTAFNRKIVVDLHLNSELISEKYIEKHFEGEREVIHRPRDHSYTHCYYHGRVHGIPESIVALSTCDGVSGMVDTGHEIYYIHPMNESSHGKHYVFREVDRKETNSSCGVEDHGSPHMAHQMGREVHNHIRMKRSIHGPYDSNSKSRYVELYIVNDLRQYDNFKRDKYAVIARTKEVINIVNALYRPLNIYIALVGVEIWTSTDRIYVVENAEKTMNNFLKYRKDYINPYHKNDNAQLLTGAVFNDGVVGKAVKGPICTYQYSGGVNMDKHSYAETTASTVAHEMGHNFGMEHDSSACMCPAVQCIMTSVTNGGMNPIRWSSCSKQYLADAFEAGMDYCLMEKPTRIYDGPICGNSFVEPGEECDCGLEEECESVCCNPATCKLFSNATCATGSCCDQTKCQYKKASTMCRPRTSECDLPEYCLGSSEYCPEDVFVQNGHSCNYKRSYCFNGSCNSHDSQCQKLWGRTAKNSDSLCYTMLNPDANANGNCGFHWINMSFTKCAAKDVNCGMLHCVHLNEKLEFWKEANTYLMPETFITSAQGKKIPCKSAIMDVGFDMPDPGMVPSGSKCSDGKMCLNHQCQWITDLKFPKCYMGCSDNGVCNSKGNCHCDAGWASPLCDRAGSGGSIDSGPAGDYGKQNNSRGNNTLSDNGEMSQSDKSLMISLLIIFLVILPLIVTLVAFSYKYRKFLIQMWRRRTYMAKPFQKASVVIRRSDSSASNSAGRQNVKRTASLPRGSLPRDISAPVFQSTTMKAANDKMMDIPNPEIRTGGNRGNGPLISHPLQPPARPAPDVPSIDSTSVHFSNRPVGLSRPIPQTRINNNVQPDTIDENRMYENEFIKNTTPSSIHRNEPDGTVTSSKPTPVRATFGNSSAATKPPNSAVNSPLKPNNNVKGETPGGKTSGNSNIRPGQARGPLGALTTDSAAPSRVAPGKPGSAGRGASRGGAGRGTSGRGGSTAAGSNPVTGRGATPNRGGGVTGQGGTGANRGAAAASRGGSGRGTTGAGRGTTGAGRGSSRPGTAGSRGPGSAGSAANKPGGGSKVTQLASRFKDQDNASNNRPNLPAKPRGGRGNVC
- the LOC135488963 gene encoding disintegrin and metalloproteinase domain-containing protein 9-like isoform X5, which gives rise to MLFIKLLFLQCLLSCIRGLQEDKSREEFHTYDVTVPYIRGLRYRRDTGTLLHNGHMKKTELAFTAFNRKIVVDLHLNSELISEKYIEKHFEGEREVIHRPRDHSYTHCYYHGRVHGIPESIVALSTCDGVSGMVDTGHEIYYIHPMNESSHGKHYVFREVDRKETNSSCGVEDHGSPHMAHQMGREVHNHIRMKRSIHGPYDSNSKSRYVELYIVNDLRQYDNFKRDKYAVIARTKEVINIVNALYRPLNIYIALVGVEIWTSTDRIYVVENAEKTMNNFLKYRKDYINPYHKNDNAQLLTGAVFNDGVVGKAVKGPICTYQYSGGVNMDKHSYAETTASTVAHEMGHNFGMEHDSSACMCPAVQCIMTSVTNGGMNPIRWSSCSKQYLADAFEAGMDYCLMEKPTRIYDGPICGNSFVEPGEECDCGLEEECESVCCNPATCKLFSNATCATGSCCDQTKCQYKKASTMCRPRTSECDLPEYCLGSSEYCPEDVFVQNGHSCNYKRSYCFNGSCNSHDSQCQKLWGRTAKNSDSLCYTMLNPDANANGNCGFHWINMSFTKCAAKDVNCGMLHCVHLNEKLEFWKEANTYLMPETFITSAQGKKIPCKSAIMDVGFDMPDPGMVPSGSKCSDGKMCLNHQCQWITDLKFPKCYMGCSDNGVCNSKGNCHCDAGWASPLCDRAGSGGSIDSGPAGDYGDKSLMISLLIIFLVILPLIVTLVAFSYKYRKFLIQMWRRRTYMAKPFQKASVVIRRSDSSASNSAGRQNVKRTASLPRGSLPRDISAPVFQSTTMKAANDKMMDIPNPEIRTGGNRGNGPLISHPLQPPARPAPDVPSIDSTSVHFSNRPVGLSRPIPQTRINNNVQPDTIDENRMYENEFIKNTTPSSIHRNEPDGTVTSSKPTPVRATFGNSSAATKPPNSAVNSPLKPNNNVKGETPGGKTSGNSNIRPGQARGPLGALTTDSAAPSRVAPGKPGSAGRGASRGGAGRGTSGRGGSTAAGSNPVTGRGATPNRGGGVTGQGGTGANRGAAAASRGGSGRGTTGAGRGTTGAGRGSSRPGTAGSRGPGSAGSAANKPGGGSKVTQLASRFKDQDNASNNRPNLPAKPRGGRGNVC
- the LOC135488963 gene encoding disintegrin and metalloproteinase domain-containing protein 9-like isoform X2 yields the protein MLFIKLLFLQCLLSCIRGLQEDKSREEFHTYDVTVPYIRGLRYRRDTGTLLHNGHMKKTELAFTAFNRKIVVDLHLNSELISEKYIEKHFEGEREVIHRPRDHSYTHCYYHGRVHGIPESIVALSTCDGVSGMVDTGHEIYYIHPMNESSHGKHYVFREVDRKETNSSCGVEDHGSPHMAHQMGREVHNHIRMKRSIHGPYDSNSKSRYVELYIVNDLRQYDNFKRDKYAVIARTKEVINIVNALYRPLNIYIALVGVEIWTSTDRIYVVENAEKTMNNFLKYRKDYINPYHKNDNAQLLTGAVFNDGVVGKAVKGPICTYQYSGGVNMDHSPVVTVVAITVAHEMGHNFGMEHDRGTCICAAQRCIMAASSGGMNPIRWSSCSKQYLADAFEAGMDYCLMEKPTRIYDGPICGNSFVEPGEECDCGLEEECESVCCNPATCKLFSNATCATGSCCDQTKCQYKKASTMCRPRTSECDLPEYCLGSSEYCPEDVFVQNGHSCNYKRSYCFNGSCNSHDSQCQKLWGRTAKNSDSLCYTMLNPDANANGNCGFHWINMSFTKCAAKDVNCGMLHCVHLNEKLEFWKEANTYLMPETFITSAQGKKIPCKSAIMDVGFDMPDPGMVPSGSKCSDGKMCLNHQCQWITDLKFPKCYMGCSDNGVCNSKGNCHCDAGWASPLCDRAGSGGSIDSGPAGDYDEPQKQDPGKQNNSRGNNTLSDNGEMSQSDKSLMISLLIIFLVILPLIVTLVAFSYKYRKFLIQMWRRRTYMAKPFQKASVVIRRSDSSASNSAGRQNVKRTASLPRGSLPRDISAPVFQSTTMKAANDKMMDIPNPEIRTGGNRGNGPLISHPLQPPARPAPDVPSIDSTSVHFSNRPVGLSRPIPQTRINNNVQPDTIDENRMYENEFIKNTTPSSIHRNEPDGTVTSSKPTPVRATFGNSSAATKPPNSAVNSPLKPNNNVKGETPGGKTSGNSNIRPGQARGPLGALTTDSAAPSRVAPGKPGSAGRGASRGGAGRGTSGRGGSTAAGSNPVTGRGATPNRGGGVTGQGGTGANRGAAAASRGGSGRGTTGAGRGTTGAGRGSSRPGTAGSRGPGSAGSAANKPGGGSKVTQLASRFKDQDNASNNRPNLPAKPRGGRGNVC
- the LOC135488963 gene encoding disintegrin and metalloproteinase domain-containing protein 9-like isoform X1 yields the protein MLFIKLLFLQCLLSCIRGLQEDKSREEFHTYDVTVPYIRGLRYRRDTGTLLHNGHMKKTELAFTAFNRKIVVDLHLNSELISEKYIEKHFEGEREVIHRPRDHSYTHCYYHGRVHGIPESIVALSTCDGVSGMVDTGHEIYYIHPMNESSHGKHYVFREVDRKETNSSCGVEDHGSPHMAHQMGREVHNHIRMKRSIHGPYDSNSKSRYVELYIVNDLRQYDNFKRDKYAVIARTKEVINIVNALYRPLNIYIALVGVEIWTSTDRIYVVENAEKTMNNFLKYRKDYINPYHKNDNAQLLTGAVFNDGVVGKAVKGPICTYQYSGGVNMDKHSYAETTASTVAHEMGHNFGMEHDSSACMCPAVQCIMTSVTNGGMNPIRWSSCSKQYLADAFEAGMDYCLMEKPTRIYDGPICGNSFVEPGEECDCGLEEECESVCCNPATCKLFSNATCATGSCCDQTKCQYKKASTMCRPRTSECDLPEYCLGSSEYCPEDVFVQNGHSCNYKRSYCFNGSCNSHDSQCQKLWGRTAKNSDSLCYTMLNPDANANGNCGFHWINMSFTKCAAKDVNCGMLHCVHLNEKLEFWKEANTYLMPETFITSAQGKKIPCKSAIMDVGFDMPDPGMVPSGSKCSDGKMCLNHQCQWITDLKFPKCYMGCSDNGVCNSKGNCHCDAGWASPLCDRAGSGGSIDSGPAGDYDEPQKQDPGKQNNSRGNNTLSDNGEMSQSDKSLMISLLIIFLVILPLIVTLVAFSYKYRKFLIQMWRRRTYMAKPFQKASVVIRRSDSSASNSAGRQNVKRTASLPRGSLPRDISAPVFQSTTMKAANDKMMDIPNPEIRTGGNRGNGPLISHPLQPPARPAPDVPSIDSTSVHFSNRPVGLSRPIPQTRINNNVQPDTIDENRMYENEFIKNTTPSSIHRNEPDGTVTSSKPTPVRATFGNSSAATKPPNSAVNSPLKPNNNVKGETPGGKTSGNSNIRPGQARGPLGALTTDSAAPSRVAPGKPGSAGRGASRGGAGRGTSGRGGSTAAGSNPVTGRGATPNRGGGVTGQGGTGANRGAAAASRGGSGRGTTGAGRGTTGAGRGSSRPGTAGSRGPGSAGSAANKPGGGSKVTQLASRFKDQDNASNNRPNLPAKPRGGRGNVC